One genomic region from Jilunia laotingensis encodes:
- a CDS encoding efflux RND transporter periplasmic adaptor subunit: MKKILKITLLVLLAAGIIGTFVFLWMKSRPKVTVYDTVTAEVTDLQKTTVATGKVEPRDEILIKPQISGIIDEVYKEAGQTIRKGEVIAKVKVIPELGQVNSAESRVRIAQINENQAQTDFDRIDKLFKDKLISREDFEKSEVSLKQAREEVQTAKDALEIIKEGITKNSASLSSTLIRSTIDGLILDVPVKAGNSVIMSNTFNDGTTIATVANMNDLIFRGKIDETEVGRIHEGMPVKLTIGALQNLTFEAHLEYISPKGVEENGANQFEIKAAVIVPDSVQIRSGYSANAEIVLERAQKALAVPESVIEFNGDSTFVYILTDSVPEQKFQRKQVIAGMSNGIKIEIKNGVTTKDKLRGAEKKK, translated from the coding sequence ATGAAAAAGATTCTGAAAATCACACTACTGGTACTTCTGGCTGCCGGTATCATAGGTACTTTTGTATTCCTGTGGATGAAATCAAGACCTAAAGTTACCGTATATGACACTGTAACAGCAGAAGTTACAGATCTTCAAAAGACAACTGTAGCCACCGGCAAAGTAGAACCACGCGATGAGATTCTTATTAAACCTCAAATTTCCGGCATTATCGATGAAGTCTATAAAGAAGCCGGACAAACCATACGAAAAGGGGAAGTTATTGCCAAAGTGAAGGTAATCCCAGAATTGGGCCAAGTAAACTCTGCCGAAAGCCGCGTACGAATAGCACAAATTAATGAGAATCAAGCACAAACAGATTTCGACCGCATAGACAAACTGTTTAAAGATAAGCTTATTAGTCGGGAAGATTTTGAGAAAAGTGAAGTATCCCTGAAACAAGCTCGAGAGGAAGTACAGACAGCAAAAGATGCTCTCGAGATCATAAAAGAAGGTATCACAAAAAACAGTGCATCCCTATCAAGTACTTTGATTCGTTCAACGATTGACGGGCTGATTCTTGACGTACCGGTGAAAGCAGGTAACTCTGTTATCATGAGTAATACATTTAATGATGGTACTACCATAGCCACAGTAGCCAATATGAACGACCTGATTTTCCGTGGGAAGATAGATGAAACAGAAGTAGGACGTATTCACGAAGGGATGCCCGTCAAACTGACCATCGGTGCTTTACAGAACTTGACATTCGAAGCCCATCTAGAATACATTTCTCCGAAAGGTGTGGAAGAAAATGGGGCGAACCAATTCGAAATCAAGGCGGCAGTCATCGTTCCGGACAGCGTACAAATACGCTCCGGCTATTCAGCGAATGCAGAAATTGTTCTTGAGCGGGCGCAGAAAGCTCTTGCAGTTCCCGAAAGTGTAATTGAATTCAATGGTGATTCCACCTTTGTATATATCTTGACCGATTCCGTACCGGAACAGAAATTTCAACGCAAACAAGTTATCGCAGGAATGAGCAACGGCATCAAGATTGAAATTAAGAACGGAGTGACAACAAAGGATAAGCTACGAGGAGCAGAGAAGAAAAAATAA
- a CDS encoding TolC family protein: MKKEVIIFSLITVCVTTQAQESWTLRQCIDYAIEHNINVLQTANAADQSAVDVNSAKWARLPNLNGSAGQAWSWGRSPSPVDNTYSDINSGSTQFGLNSNIPIFTGLELPNQYALSKLNFKAAIEDLNKAKEDVAINVTSAFLQVLFNMELSKVAASQVQLSKEQSSRITRLAEVGKAAAAEVAEAQARVAQDEMNLVQANNNYKLALLDLSQLLELPTPEGFSLVEPDTLTAFIPLTPPDEIYTEALVNKPGIRAAQFRLEGSQKSIRIAQSDYYPQLSFGAGLGTNYYTINGASNDGFGRQLKNNFNKNVSFNLNIPLFNRFSTRNRVRKAKLQQTNLALQLDNTKKTLYKEIQQAWYNAVAAESKFNSSTAAVTANNESFRLINEKFDNGKATFIEYNEAKQNLMKAQSDKIQAKYDYIFRTKILDFYRGKMIE, from the coding sequence ATGAAAAAAGAAGTTATCATATTCTCACTCATAACAGTATGTGTTACTACTCAGGCGCAAGAAAGTTGGACACTACGCCAATGTATCGATTACGCCATAGAGCATAATATCAATGTACTCCAGACAGCCAATGCTGCGGATCAAAGTGCAGTGGATGTGAATTCTGCCAAATGGGCAAGACTTCCGAATCTGAACGGTTCAGCGGGACAAGCTTGGTCGTGGGGACGTTCTCCTTCACCGGTTGACAACACATACAGTGACATCAATAGTGGAAGTACTCAATTTGGGCTCAACAGTAACATTCCAATCTTTACAGGATTGGAATTACCCAATCAATATGCACTGTCTAAACTCAATTTTAAAGCAGCCATAGAAGACTTGAATAAAGCCAAAGAAGATGTGGCAATAAATGTCACTTCCGCTTTTCTACAGGTTTTATTCAATATGGAACTCAGTAAAGTAGCGGCTAGCCAAGTGCAACTCAGTAAAGAGCAAAGCTCACGAATAACCCGTCTTGCAGAAGTAGGTAAAGCCGCTGCTGCTGAAGTTGCTGAAGCCCAAGCTCGCGTTGCACAAGATGAAATGAATCTGGTACAGGCCAATAATAATTATAAACTTGCTCTTCTAGACTTAAGTCAACTATTAGAATTACCAACACCCGAAGGCTTTTCACTTGTAGAACCCGACACACTAACAGCGTTCATCCCATTGACTCCACCGGATGAAATTTATACGGAGGCTTTGGTAAACAAGCCGGGTATCCGTGCAGCACAATTCCGTTTAGAAGGAAGCCAAAAAAGTATACGCATCGCCCAAAGCGATTATTACCCTCAATTATCATTCGGTGCAGGATTAGGGACAAACTATTATACCATAAACGGAGCATCAAATGATGGTTTCGGCAGACAGCTAAAAAACAATTTCAATAAAAATGTCAGTTTTAATCTGAATATTCCATTATTTAATCGTTTTTCTACCCGTAACCGCGTACGAAAAGCCAAATTGCAACAAACAAATCTTGCTCTACAACTTGATAATACCAAGAAGACGCTCTATAAAGAGATCCAACAAGCTTGGTATAATGCCGTCGCTGCCGAAAGTAAATTCAACAGCAGTACTGCGGCTGTTACTGCCAATAATGAATCATTCAGATTAATTAATGAGAAATTTGATAATGGGAAAGCAACTTTCATTGAATATAACGAAGCAAAACAAAATCTGATGAAGGCTCAATCTGACAAAATACAAGCTAAATACGATTATATTTTCCGTACTAAGATACTCGATTTCTATAGAGGTAAAATGATAGAATAA